The Daucus carota subsp. sativus chromosome 9, DH1 v3.0, whole genome shotgun sequence genome window below encodes:
- the LOC108225931 gene encoding agamous-like MADS-box protein AGL62, translating to MARKSKGRQKIVMAKMSKESNLLVTFSKRRSGLFKKASELCTLCGVEIAIIVFSPGRKVFSFGHPNVEQILDKFLNAQDPSPTNSTTLQLVEAHRSASARELNLQLSELLTQLEELKNQGEELMNLRKQRQDMFWWEAPVDDLRFEQLQILKTGMEDLKRNIATHTQKLVLMEQALALAACGTRSAHSMTPLGCTLGYGSEHSIEYH from the coding sequence ATGGCGAGGAAGAGCAAGGGTCGTCAAAAGATTGTGATGGCCAAAATGAGCAAGGAAAGTAATCTCTTGGTTACATTCTCCAAGAGGCGTTCTGGTTTATTTAAGAAAGCGAGTGAGCTTTGCACTCTTTGTGGTGTAGAGATCGCAATCATTGTCTTCTCTCCTGGGAGAAAAGTGTTCTCATTTGGGCATCCAAATGTAGAACAAATACTTGATAAGTTCCTCAATGCTCAGGACCCTAGTCCAACCAATTCTACCACCCTTCAACTTGTGGAGGCTCATCGCAGTGCAAGTGCCCGAGAATTGAACTTGCAACTCTCTGAGTTGCTTACCCAGTTAGAAGAGCTAAAGAATCAAGGGGAGGAGCTTATGAACCTGAGGAAGCAAAGACAAGACATGTTCTGGTGGGAGGCTCCAGTTGATGATCTTCGATTTGAACAGCTTCAGATATTAAAAACAGGAATGGAGGACCTCAAGAGAAACATCGCCACACACACTCAGAAGCTTGTGTTGATGGAACAAGCACTAGCACTAGCTGCTTGTGGCACTAGGTCTGCACATTCCATGACCCCACTTGGATGTACTCTCGGGTATGGATCTGAACATTCCATTGAGTACCATTAA